In one window of Pseudodesulfovibrio sediminis DNA:
- a CDS encoding FapA family protein, translating into MTDDKTLSDTPDAVFRFSLSADGMKLGVNRYFPPNGGKGPSVGLIKAQVAAAGVQFPVDEDAAQRVVDAIEEGREFTGIALVHGIPAKEPRDASLTALGDLEYPVFPNDQFARFRPAQKAENGQTINGKEIKPKGNFVPEELTVEVGDNVTWDAVSESYVSTVWGIARLKDDVICVDQIPYITEDEVSVRGNLHHKDFRGTPITPARVDKEMRDMGVLIDMDMDLMDAKLKQAKELDIPLLDQVFVEGAHPVPGRDGWLEYLVATREDAGIEDDSGRLDFRNRGAYPMVEIDQIIGRLHLPTPGEGGIDIYGKTIPAHGGKDLVIHLGENVTLLDDKITYQSKAKGVVVMDRGVLSVTDCLIIHGNVDLESGNVKVEEGSVKVKGSIQAGFSVSAPKHVIVEGSIESATVHAGGLVEVAGGILMPEGGQVTCGGDVIANFATNANIKADGDVFIANEVQNSIIQTKGRLYASSGKGIIIGGGIITGKGLEANELGSELGVATRVGVLINDEEDEKLHLERAKVVKAIKKVDDALGTEPPEVILMRTPEAKKAAVAEVLKHRSTLLQRRKVLSEQINQLNLTRQKELEGVTISAKRFLHPGISVRFGKKVFEIQKRMEASVLYWDPTNRKIAIK; encoded by the coding sequence ACCGGTACTTCCCACCCAATGGGGGGAAAGGCCCCAGTGTTGGGCTTATCAAAGCCCAGGTTGCAGCGGCGGGCGTACAGTTTCCCGTGGACGAGGACGCGGCACAGCGTGTTGTGGACGCCATCGAAGAAGGACGCGAATTCACCGGCATAGCGCTGGTCCACGGCATCCCGGCCAAGGAGCCGCGGGACGCATCCCTCACAGCCCTGGGCGACCTCGAATATCCGGTTTTCCCCAACGACCAATTCGCCCGTTTCCGCCCAGCCCAAAAGGCGGAAAACGGCCAGACGATCAACGGCAAAGAGATCAAGCCCAAAGGGAACTTCGTGCCTGAAGAATTAACCGTTGAGGTCGGCGATAATGTAACCTGGGATGCGGTCTCCGAATCCTATGTCTCCACAGTCTGGGGCATTGCGCGCCTGAAAGACGACGTGATCTGCGTGGACCAGATTCCCTATATCACCGAAGATGAAGTCTCTGTCAGGGGCAACCTGCATCACAAGGATTTTCGCGGCACCCCTATCACCCCTGCCCGGGTGGACAAGGAAATGCGCGACATGGGCGTGCTCATCGATATGGACATGGATCTCATGGACGCCAAGCTCAAGCAGGCCAAGGAGCTGGATATCCCGCTGCTCGACCAGGTCTTTGTTGAAGGAGCGCACCCTGTTCCGGGCCGCGACGGCTGGTTGGAATACCTCGTGGCCACCCGCGAGGACGCCGGCATCGAAGACGACTCCGGTCGGCTGGATTTCCGAAATCGGGGCGCCTATCCCATGGTGGAAATCGACCAGATCATCGGACGCCTTCACCTCCCCACGCCGGGCGAAGGCGGTATTGATATTTACGGCAAGACAATTCCGGCGCATGGCGGCAAGGATCTGGTCATTCATCTGGGCGAAAACGTCACGCTTCTGGACGACAAGATCACCTATCAGTCCAAGGCCAAAGGCGTGGTGGTCATGGACAGAGGCGTGCTCTCGGTCACAGACTGCCTGATCATACACGGCAACGTGGATCTTGAATCAGGGAATGTGAAAGTTGAGGAGGGCTCGGTAAAGGTCAAAGGCTCCATCCAGGCAGGATTTTCCGTTTCCGCGCCCAAACACGTTATCGTGGAAGGGTCCATCGAGTCCGCAACCGTTCATGCCGGCGGTCTGGTGGAGGTAGCCGGCGGCATCCTCATGCCTGAAGGCGGCCAGGTGACCTGCGGCGGCGACGTCATTGCCAACTTCGCCACCAACGCCAATATCAAGGCCGATGGCGATGTCTTCATTGCCAATGAAGTCCAGAATTCCATCATCCAGACCAAAGGCCGACTCTATGCGTCATCAGGCAAGGGCATCATCATTGGTGGCGGCATCATCACCGGGAAAGGCCTGGAAGCCAACGAGCTTGGCTCGGAACTGGGTGTGGCAACCCGTGTCGGCGTATTGATCAATGACGAAGAAGACGAAAAACTACACCTTGAACGGGCCAAAGTGGTCAAGGCGATCAAGAAGGTTGATGACGCGCTGGGGACAGAGCCGCCCGAAGTCATCCTCATGCGCACGCCCGAGGCCAAAAAAGCAGCCGTGGCCGAAGTCCTCAAGCACCGGTCCACACTGCTACAGCGGCGCAAGGTCCTCTCCGAACAGATCAATCAGTTGAACCTGACCCGTCAAAAGGAGCTGGAAGGGGTGACCATCTCGGCAAAACGGTTTCTCCATCCCGGCATCAGCGTTCGGTTTGGCAAGAAAGTTTTTGAGATACAAAAACGAATGGAAGCCAGCGTCCTGTACTGGGACCCCACCAACCGCAAGATCGCCATCAAATAG
- a CDS encoding ABC transporter permease has protein sequence MGFEAVWAFKLRTLFVVLGVAFGIASLTLIITAVDGANRKAMEIVEFFGPDAALVFGGNFKKRAVGMRTLTLSREDARRIKDSLPGAYQVIPMRMKSGQTVKVGNKNAQDVAIIGATADYASAWNWPLAEGRDISAEDDQIGAKVALLGDKPAEELFGEESPVGKVVYISGIPFQVVGRLTLRGFTGGGGGDIDNRIIIPLSTLVQRYNMDRKYFRALRVKFLEVDYMDAHTENLRSLLRHMHNLPPEADDDFSILTADEVLKFLAMFKGGLTIFLGVTAGISMLVGGFVLANLFSISVSERAEEIGLKKAMGARKSAIMGQFLVEACALTALGGVLGLFLGLGLGQFLSRLDILTIQFSWKAFFMSLAGSQAIGLIFGLKPAKQAADLDPIQALRGDG, from the coding sequence ATGGGATTTGAGGCTGTCTGGGCCTTCAAGTTGCGTACGCTGTTCGTGGTGCTCGGTGTGGCCTTCGGCATCGCCAGTCTGACGCTTATCATCACGGCCGTTGACGGGGCCAACAGAAAAGCAATGGAGATCGTTGAATTTTTCGGACCGGACGCCGCCCTGGTGTTCGGCGGCAATTTCAAGAAACGTGCAGTGGGCATGCGCACCCTGACCCTGAGCCGAGAGGATGCCCGACGCATCAAGGACTCGCTGCCGGGCGCTTATCAGGTCATCCCCATGCGCATGAAATCAGGACAGACCGTCAAGGTTGGCAACAAAAATGCCCAGGATGTGGCCATCATCGGAGCGACCGCAGACTATGCTTCGGCCTGGAACTGGCCTCTGGCCGAGGGGCGGGACATCTCTGCCGAAGACGATCAGATAGGAGCCAAGGTCGCCCTTCTCGGCGACAAGCCCGCCGAAGAACTGTTCGGTGAAGAGTCGCCCGTGGGCAAAGTCGTTTACATTTCCGGCATCCCATTTCAGGTGGTGGGCAGACTGACCCTGCGCGGATTCACCGGCGGAGGTGGCGGGGACATCGACAACCGCATCATCATCCCGCTCTCCACGCTGGTGCAGCGCTACAACATGGATCGCAAATATTTCCGTGCCCTGCGTGTGAAATTCCTTGAAGTGGACTACATGGACGCCCACACCGAGAACCTGCGCTCCCTTTTGCGGCACATGCACAACCTGCCGCCTGAGGCAGACGACGATTTCTCCATTCTCACCGCTGATGAAGTGCTCAAGTTCCTGGCCATGTTCAAAGGCGGCCTGACCATCTTTCTGGGCGTGACCGCAGGCATCTCCATGCTGGTGGGCGGGTTCGTGCTGGCCAATCTTTTTTCCATTTCCGTGTCGGAGCGAGCCGAAGAAATCGGCTTGAAAAAGGCCATGGGCGCACGCAAATCGGCAATCATGGGCCAATTTCTCGTCGAAGCCTGCGCCCTGACTGCGCTGGGCGGCGTGCTCGGGCTCTTCCTCGGACTGGGGCTTGGGCAGTTCCTCTCACGACTGGATATCCTGACCATCCAATTCTCATGGAAGGCATTTTTCATGTCACTGGCCGGTTCGCAGGCCATCGGTCTGATCTTTGGCCTCAAACCCGCCAAACAGGCTGCGGACCTCGACCCCATCCAGGCACTACGGGGCGACGGCTAA
- the panB gene encoding 3-methyl-2-oxobutanoate hydroxymethyltransferase, which yields MSTTDKTSKKKTVTVTAPTIQAMKGGEKICCMTAYDYSSGMIADKAGVDLVLVGDSLAMVVLGHEDTLSVTVDEMVHHTRATSRGVKRALVVADLPFMSFATVELALKNSGRLIAEGHAKAVKLEGGVPVAPQIKAMTDAGIPVMAHVGLTPQHVARFGGFKAQGKSAEATRALIEDAQAVEAAGAFCVVLEAIPVESAQLITESVSIPTIGIGAGNVTDGQVLVYHDVLGMFDRFTPKFVRRFAELGEEAVTALERYCDDVRRTTFPGDKNTFYMPDDQLAQVRKIKVKAKKK from the coding sequence ATGAGCACTACAGACAAGACTTCCAAGAAAAAGACCGTGACCGTGACCGCACCCACCATTCAGGCAATGAAGGGCGGCGAGAAAATCTGCTGCATGACTGCCTATGACTATTCGTCAGGGATGATCGCTGACAAAGCCGGTGTCGATCTGGTTCTGGTGGGCGATTCTCTGGCCATGGTCGTGTTGGGGCATGAGGATACCCTGTCCGTGACCGTGGACGAGATGGTCCATCATACACGGGCCACCAGTCGGGGCGTGAAGCGGGCACTGGTTGTCGCGGACTTGCCGTTCATGTCCTTTGCCACTGTGGAGCTGGCCCTGAAAAACAGTGGCCGACTCATCGCCGAAGGCCATGCCAAGGCGGTCAAACTGGAGGGCGGCGTGCCTGTGGCGCCACAGATCAAGGCCATGACGGATGCGGGCATTCCCGTGATGGCGCATGTGGGGCTCACCCCCCAGCATGTGGCCCGGTTTGGCGGATTCAAGGCCCAGGGAAAGTCTGCCGAGGCCACCCGCGCGCTCATTGAGGACGCGCAGGCCGTGGAAGCGGCGGGCGCATTTTGCGTTGTGCTTGAAGCTATCCCGGTGGAATCCGCCCAGCTCATTACCGAGTCGGTGAGCATCCCGACCATCGGTATCGGCGCTGGCAATGTCACTGACGGCCAGGTGCTCGTGTATCATGACGTGCTCGGCATGTTCGATCGGTTTACGCCCAAGTTCGTGCGCCGTTTCGCGGAACTGGGCGAAGAGGCCGTGACCGCCCTTGAGCGGTATTGCGATGATGTACGGCGTACCACGTTCCCTGGCGACAAGAACACCTTCTACATGCCTGATGATCAGTTGGCTCAGGTCCGCAAGATCAAGGTCAAGGCAAAGAAAAAATAG
- a CDS encoding LexA family transcriptional regulator, protein MPKKKRRCDEAQLKWFEEALERIKKATGARTQVQLAEVLDVRQSSISDAKRRCSIPADWFLKLYRSHGLDPDWLSEGVEPVYIDADKGKVPADTLLRETPAPYGRMNSRGRVMPVSTMAGADKEADTWEAKSIEELSVPESFCRPKLLVVKADSSSMEPVIARGAFVGIDRDQKEHPDGDLCAVYFPHQGLTIRRVYHQGETFLLKADNDKYSDLEVKASEMDSRTIGRVIWVLQNLTVM, encoded by the coding sequence ATGCCCAAGAAGAAAAGACGGTGTGATGAAGCGCAGCTTAAGTGGTTTGAAGAAGCCCTTGAGCGAATCAAAAAAGCGACCGGTGCACGGACTCAGGTCCAGCTTGCAGAAGTACTGGATGTCCGTCAGTCAAGTATTTCAGATGCCAAACGTCGTTGTTCTATCCCTGCAGACTGGTTCCTGAAACTGTACCGCAGCCATGGACTTGACCCAGACTGGTTGTCTGAAGGCGTGGAGCCGGTGTATATTGATGCAGACAAGGGCAAAGTCCCGGCAGATACGCTGCTGCGTGAGACACCCGCCCCCTACGGTCGCATGAATTCCCGCGGTCGTGTCATGCCTGTGTCCACCATGGCAGGCGCCGACAAGGAAGCCGATACATGGGAAGCCAAGTCCATTGAAGAGCTTTCCGTGCCGGAGTCCTTTTGCCGCCCCAAGCTGTTGGTGGTGAAAGCCGATTCCTCCAGCATGGAGCCGGTTATTGCACGCGGTGCCTTTGTCGGTATTGATCGGGATCAGAAAGAGCATCCTGACGGCGATTTGTGTGCGGTCTATTTCCCGCATCAGGGTTTGACCATCCGTCGGGTCTATCATCAGGGAGAAACCTTCCTGCTGAAAGCTGACAACGACAAATATTCCGACCTTGAGGTCAAGGCTTCCGAGATGGATTCCCGCACGATCGGTCGGGTTATCTGGGTGCTGCAGAACCTTACTGTCATGTAG
- the hflC gene encoding protease modulator HflC produces the protein MKKRTIVLLIAVVIGLFVLASAAFTVDQTQKAIVIQLGRPVGSKELGPGLHFKLPLVQNVVFFDARILDFDANPEEITTTDKKYMEVDSYTKWRIVDPLTFYTKVRTIQGARARLDDIVRSQLRVALGRYTLIEVVSHKRKEIMGAVTTRSAELLASYGIEVIDVRIKRTDLPAENERSIFGRMKAERERQAKQYRSEGREASARLIATADKERSIILADANKQAEIVRGEGDGLATKIYADALGQSPEFYAFTRSLEAYRKGFDANSRFILTPKSPFLDYMQ, from the coding sequence ATGAAAAAAAGAACCATAGTCCTTCTCATCGCAGTGGTCATCGGACTGTTTGTCCTGGCCTCGGCCGCCTTCACAGTGGATCAGACCCAGAAGGCCATCGTCATCCAACTTGGTCGTCCGGTGGGTAGCAAAGAGCTCGGCCCCGGCCTGCACTTCAAGTTGCCCCTTGTCCAGAATGTCGTTTTCTTTGACGCTCGTATTCTGGACTTTGACGCCAACCCTGAAGAAATTACCACCACTGACAAAAAATACATGGAAGTGGATTCCTATACCAAATGGCGCATTGTGGACCCATTGACCTTCTATACCAAGGTCCGCACCATCCAGGGCGCTCGCGCACGGCTGGACGATATCGTTCGTTCCCAGCTCCGCGTGGCCCTCGGTCGCTACACCCTCATTGAAGTGGTGTCCCACAAACGCAAGGAAATCATGGGGGCCGTGACGACTCGGTCAGCCGAGCTGCTCGCGTCCTATGGCATTGAAGTGATCGACGTGCGCATCAAGCGCACGGATCTGCCTGCCGAGAACGAACGTTCCATCTTCGGCCGCATGAAGGCCGAACGTGAACGTCAGGCCAAGCAATACCGGTCGGAAGGGCGTGAAGCCTCGGCCAGGCTCATTGCCACGGCTGACAAGGAGCGGAGCATCATCCTTGCCGATGCGAACAAGCAGGCAGAGATCGTGCGTGGTGAAGGCGACGGCCTGGCCACCAAGATCTACGCTGACGCCCTGGGCCAATCTCCCGAGTTCTACGCCTTTACCAGAAGCCTGGAAGCATACCGAAAGGGGTTTGATGCGAACTCCCGTTTCATCCTGACTCCTAAGAGTCCGTTCCTGGATTATATGCAGTAG
- a CDS encoding CinA family protein — translation MDTYLISRAVAELGECLSVEENMLATAESCTGGLLSSILTDCPGSSQWYAGSVVAYAYEVKSKLLGVDPMVLEKHGAVSEPVVKAMAEGVIKAIGANVSVAISGIAGPGGGTPEKPVGTVWMAWTWPGGTRAKSYSFEGTRQEIKEQSVMAAINGLLSVVR, via the coding sequence ATGGACACCTATCTTATTTCACGGGCCGTAGCCGAACTTGGTGAATGCCTGAGCGTGGAAGAAAACATGCTGGCAACCGCTGAATCCTGCACCGGCGGGTTGCTCTCAAGCATTCTCACGGACTGCCCCGGCAGCTCTCAATGGTACGCAGGCTCGGTCGTAGCCTATGCCTACGAGGTCAAAAGCAAACTGCTTGGCGTGGATCCTATGGTTCTGGAAAAGCATGGCGCGGTTTCCGAACCAGTTGTCAAGGCGATGGCTGAGGGCGTGATCAAGGCTATCGGCGCAAACGTGTCCGTGGCTATCTCCGGCATAGCCGGCCCTGGGGGCGGCACGCCTGAAAAACCTGTGGGCACAGTCTGGATGGCCTGGACCTGGCCTGGTGGTACTCGTGCAAAAAGTTATAGCTTCGAAGGCACACGTCAGGAAATCAAGGAACAATCCGTCATGGCAGCGATCAACGGGTTGCTTTCGGTGGTTCGTTAA
- the rnhA gene encoding ribonuclease HI produces the protein MSERVTMYTDGSCLGNPGPGGYGAVLIFGEYKGETAKNYKEFSQGYKRTTNNRMELLAVIVGLGALKRPCAVSLWTDSKYVQQAITQGWLKNWQKNGWKTAAKKPVKNQDLWRKLMPLIEEHDVTFNWVKGHSGHMFNERVDDLARDAASGSGLLEDKGME, from the coding sequence GTGAGTGAGCGCGTCACCATGTACACCGATGGCTCCTGCCTGGGTAACCCCGGTCCCGGAGGCTACGGTGCGGTCCTGATTTTTGGAGAATACAAAGGCGAAACCGCCAAGAATTACAAGGAATTCTCTCAAGGATACAAACGAACAACCAATAACCGCATGGAACTTCTGGCCGTGATTGTCGGTCTGGGCGCCTTGAAACGGCCCTGCGCCGTGTCGCTGTGGACCGATTCCAAGTATGTGCAGCAGGCCATTACACAGGGATGGCTCAAGAACTGGCAGAAAAACGGCTGGAAAACCGCTGCCAAAAAACCGGTCAAGAACCAGGATCTCTGGCGCAAACTCATGCCGCTCATCGAAGAGCACGACGTCACCTTCAACTGGGTGAAAGGCCACAGCGGCCACATGTTCAACGAACGGGTGGACGATCTGGCGAGAGATGCTGCCAGCGGCAGTGGCCTTCTCGAAGACAAAGGCATGGAGTAA
- a CDS encoding YkgJ family cysteine cluster protein → MCGNPYFTGLFRRFRAFVLRSKVQVRGRCKGCGYCCQDIMLKDKGRWLRTNRQFKALVKSNPEHARFTPVGRDEYGFMIFTCKKLGPDNLCSSYDDRPELCRNYPSDSLYYQGDCLQSACGYSFKDISFRDVLMRNRRSRIPKFSQVLRKEIEQDKKRTR, encoded by the coding sequence ATGTGCGGCAACCCATATTTTACCGGATTATTCCGCCGTTTCCGGGCGTTCGTGCTGCGCAGCAAGGTACAGGTCAGAGGCCGCTGCAAAGGGTGCGGATACTGCTGTCAGGATATCATGCTCAAGGACAAGGGGCGATGGTTGCGGACCAACAGGCAATTCAAGGCGCTGGTCAAATCCAACCCGGAACACGCCCGCTTCACGCCTGTCGGACGCGATGAGTATGGTTTCATGATCTTCACCTGCAAAAAACTTGGCCCGGACAATCTTTGCTCTTCCTATGACGACCGGCCCGAGTTATGTAGAAATTACCCGTCCGATTCCCTATACTATCAGGGCGACTGTCTCCAGTCCGCGTGCGGGTACTCGTTCAAGGATATCTCCTTCCGGGATGTCCTCATGCGCAACAGGCGGAGCCGCATACCAAAATTCTCGCAAGTGCTCCGCAAGGAAATCGAACAGGACAAGAAACGGACACGATGA
- the truA gene encoding tRNA pseudouridine(38-40) synthase TruA, protein MIRIKLILAYDGTEYCGWQIQPNGPTVQAELEKALAKILGTAPRVHGSGRTDAGVHALGLAVHFDCANDRHGIQWQRGLNSLLPPDIRVVDCAIVPNDFHVRYSHSIKTYEYTLWHKREFCLPQRSRYVWQCGAVDFVPMEEAARVLVGEHDFSAFQNMGTVLKTSVRNLMEISRHPGGTEYESVWRFTANGFLKQMVRNLMGCLVACGRGRMTPEDVKRILDSKDRTQAPATVPPQGLTLVRVDYPE, encoded by the coding sequence ATGATTCGTATCAAGCTCATACTGGCCTATGACGGCACGGAATATTGCGGCTGGCAGATTCAGCCCAACGGTCCTACCGTACAGGCCGAGCTGGAAAAGGCGCTGGCCAAGATTCTTGGTACGGCGCCCCGCGTGCACGGTTCCGGCCGGACGGATGCCGGGGTGCACGCCCTCGGGCTGGCAGTGCATTTCGACTGTGCCAATGATCGCCATGGCATCCAGTGGCAGCGGGGGTTGAACTCACTGCTTCCGCCCGATATCCGGGTGGTGGACTGTGCCATTGTCCCCAATGATTTTCATGTCCGCTATTCCCACAGCATCAAGACCTACGAGTACACCCTCTGGCATAAGCGGGAGTTCTGTCTGCCGCAGCGCAGCCGGTATGTCTGGCAGTGCGGAGCTGTTGATTTCGTTCCCATGGAAGAGGCTGCCCGCGTTCTGGTGGGTGAGCATGATTTCTCCGCTTTTCAGAATATGGGGACGGTCCTCAAGACCTCGGTCAGGAACCTCATGGAGATTTCCCGCCATCCGGGGGGTACCGAATATGAGTCGGTCTGGCGGTTCACGGCCAACGGGTTCCTGAAGCAGATGGTGCGCAACCTGATGGGATGCCTTGTGGCCTGTGGGCGCGGCAGGATGACGCCGGAAGATGTCAAACGTATTTTGGACTCAAAGGACCGTACGCAGGCCCCGGCAACGGTGCCGCCACAGGGGTTGACGCTGGTGCGCGTGGATTACCCGGAATAG
- the hflK gene encoding FtsH protease activity modulator HflK, translated as MNWDWEKLQKQQQGRPGGKPPSFDDFQDQFDKFKKFKLPGWKLIIPLIFLLWIASGFYIVEPDEVGVVKQFGQFLRITTAGPNYHIPFPVQSVLTPKVTQIRRIEFGFRSVGRARTQNFQQGASREVKEESLMLTGDENILSVQFIVQYMIKDAENYLFNVNDPEQTLAHAGEAAMREIIGKGKIDAALTTGKQEIQVETRILMQEILDKYETGLSVVAVQMQNVHPPDDVIDAFKDVASAREDKSRFINEAEAYQRDILPKARGEAARIVNAAQAYREAKVRKAEGDAARFLSVLAEYNKAKDITRRRLYIETMEQIFANPEVEKLIMSDDALKKSVPYLPLEKLPKRAPKAQQ; from the coding sequence ATGAATTGGGACTGGGAAAAATTACAAAAGCAGCAACAGGGGCGTCCCGGTGGCAAGCCACCGAGCTTTGATGACTTTCAGGATCAGTTTGACAAGTTCAAAAAGTTCAAACTGCCTGGTTGGAAACTCATCATTCCACTCATTTTCTTACTCTGGATCGCCAGCGGTTTCTACATTGTGGAACCCGACGAAGTGGGCGTGGTCAAGCAGTTCGGACAATTCCTCCGCATCACCACTGCGGGTCCGAATTACCATATTCCGTTTCCGGTGCAAAGCGTTCTCACCCCCAAGGTGACGCAGATCCGGCGTATCGAATTCGGTTTCAGATCAGTCGGAAGAGCGCGTACTCAGAATTTTCAGCAGGGTGCGAGCCGTGAGGTCAAGGAAGAGTCCCTGATGCTCACCGGTGATGAAAACATCTTGTCCGTGCAGTTTATTGTCCAGTATATGATCAAGGATGCCGAGAACTATCTGTTCAATGTCAATGATCCCGAGCAGACCCTGGCCCACGCGGGCGAGGCCGCCATGCGCGAGATCATCGGCAAGGGCAAGATCGACGCGGCATTGACCACTGGCAAGCAGGAGATTCAGGTCGAGACCAGAATACTCATGCAGGAGATTCTGGACAAATACGAGACCGGCCTGTCCGTGGTGGCCGTACAGATGCAGAACGTTCATCCACCGGATGACGTCATAGATGCATTCAAGGATGTCGCCAGCGCCCGGGAGGATAAGTCCCGTTTCATCAACGAGGCCGAAGCCTACCAGCGCGACATTCTGCCCAAGGCTCGTGGAGAGGCGGCCCGCATCGTCAATGCGGCGCAGGCCTACCGTGAAGCCAAGGTCCGCAAGGCCGAGGGTGACGCCGCCCGGTTCCTGTCCGTGCTGGCAGAGTACAACAAGGCCAAGGATATTACCCGCCGTCGTCTCTACATCGAAACCATGGAGCAGATTTTTGCCAATCCCGAAGTGGAGAAGCTGATCATGTCCGACGACGCTCTCAAGAAATCCGTGCCATACCTGCCTTTGGAGAAGCTGCCCAAACGCGCTCCCAAGGCTCAGCAATAA
- a CDS encoding efflux RND transporter periplasmic adaptor subunit translates to MKKLIFILIAVLITGGGIWYFKGTQSAGKIKVLKTTTIQRGSVTRVLEATGIVKAQVGAQVKIGAQATGVLESVPVKVGDHVNKGDLIAQIDARELRARISEAQANLDQAQAKLRYMQKNLPRQRALVQKHLAAQDTLDVAMQDADMARHAVASSKAIMRTLQVQLTYTKIYSPITGVVSQVAAQEGETIVSGLSVSNLITVLDPTKLEMWIYIDETDVGRVQEGLPVRYTVDAYRDRIFEGVVARIYPEPEIRDNIVYYRTLVKVTEDQSEYLRPEMTTQCKIIVETKDDVLTVPNTALKWVRDRQVCFVVGPDPKVEPTEVLPTLGLVGLESSEVLEGLSEGDTVATQLVLPGAKVGKKGI, encoded by the coding sequence ATGAAAAAACTCATATTCATTCTTATCGCGGTGCTCATTACTGGTGGTGGCATCTGGTATTTCAAAGGGACGCAATCCGCTGGAAAAATCAAAGTGCTCAAGACCACTACGATCCAGCGCGGCTCCGTGACCCGTGTGCTGGAGGCCACCGGCATCGTCAAGGCGCAGGTGGGCGCACAGGTCAAGATCGGCGCGCAGGCCACCGGCGTGCTTGAATCCGTTCCCGTCAAAGTGGGCGACCACGTCAACAAGGGCGACCTCATCGCACAGATCGACGCACGGGAACTCCGCGCCCGCATCAGCGAGGCACAGGCCAATCTGGATCAGGCACAGGCCAAGCTCCGGTACATGCAAAAGAATCTGCCGCGCCAGCGCGCACTGGTGCAAAAGCATCTCGCCGCTCAGGACACGCTCGATGTCGCCATGCAGGATGCGGACATGGCGCGCCACGCCGTGGCCTCGTCCAAGGCGATAATGCGCACCCTCCAGGTCCAACTCACCTACACCAAGATATACTCGCCCATTACCGGCGTGGTCTCGCAGGTGGCGGCTCAGGAAGGCGAAACCATCGTCTCCGGCCTGTCCGTGTCCAACCTCATCACGGTGCTGGACCCCACCAAGCTCGAAATGTGGATATACATAGACGAAACCGATGTGGGCCGCGTGCAGGAGGGACTGCCGGTGCGCTATACGGTTGACGCCTACCGCGACAGAATCTTTGAAGGCGTGGTGGCCCGCATCTACCCCGAGCCGGAGATCCGTGACAACATCGTCTACTACCGCACTCTGGTTAAAGTGACCGAGGATCAATCGGAATATCTGCGGCCTGAAATGACCACACAGTGCAAAATCATCGTCGAAACCAAAGACGATGTCCTGACCGTTCCCAACACCGCCCTGAAATGGGTCAGGGACCGACAGGTCTGTTTCGTCGTCGGTCCCGATCCCAAAGTCGAGCCGACCGAAGTGCTGCCCACACTCGGACTCGTCGGACTTGAATCGTCCGAAGTGCTCGAAGGGTTGTCCGAGGGCGACACCGTGGCCACGCAGCTGGTTCTCCCCGGCGCCAAGGTCGGCAAGAAGGGAATCTAA
- a CDS encoding ABC transporter ATP-binding protein, translating into MTEPAISMTDITRTFLQQAERDGDADAGIKVLKGITLDAAQGEFIALQGTSGSGKSTLLHIIGLLDRPSTGTYRLLGQDASTLDDDHQSDLRNLSLGFVFQSFYLIPYATALENVILPGLYSGKPRNELVSRAEHLMEQVGLSDRMHFKPSRLSGGQQQRVAMARALLNEPKIILADEPTGQLDSTTSTEIMKLFHTVHDSGTTIVLVTHDEQVAREAGRIIKLHDGKIVEDTIR; encoded by the coding sequence ATGACCGAACCAGCCATCTCCATGACCGATATCACCCGAACATTCCTGCAACAGGCGGAAAGAGACGGTGACGCCGACGCAGGCATCAAAGTGCTCAAAGGCATCACACTCGATGCGGCCCAGGGAGAATTCATTGCCCTGCAAGGCACGTCCGGGTCAGGCAAGTCCACCCTGCTGCACATCATCGGCCTTCTTGATCGTCCCTCGACCGGCACATACAGACTGCTCGGCCAGGACGCATCCACCCTTGATGACGACCACCAGTCCGACCTGCGCAACCTCTCCCTCGGGTTCGTGTTCCAGTCATTTTATCTGATCCCCTACGCGACCGCTCTGGAGAACGTCATCCTGCCCGGGCTGTATTCCGGCAAACCACGCAATGAACTTGTCAGCAGGGCCGAACACCTCATGGAGCAGGTCGGGCTGTCCGACCGCATGCATTTCAAACCCTCGCGATTATCCGGCGGTCAGCAGCAGCGCGTGGCCATGGCCCGTGCCCTGCTCAACGAGCCAAAGATCATCCTGGCCGATGAACCGACCGGCCAGCTCGACTCCACGACGTCCACCGAAATAATGAAACTGTTTCACACCGTGCACGATTCCGGCACCACCATCGTACTCGTCACCCACGACGAACAGGTGGCTCGTGAAGCCGGACGTATCATCAAACTGCACGACGGAAAGATTGTCGAAGATACCATACGGTAA